One Lepus europaeus isolate LE1 chromosome 7, mLepTim1.pri, whole genome shotgun sequence DNA segment encodes these proteins:
- the LOC133764525 gene encoding olfactory receptor 52J3, which yields MIYHNNGSIFHPATFFLVGIPGLEDVHVWISLPFCSIYLVALLGNTTILLVIQTEPSLREPMFYFLAILSSVDLALSTTSVPRMLGIFWFDAHEINFGACVAQMFLIHAFTGMEAEVLLAMAFDRYVAICAPLHYTTILTSRVLMGISLCIVIRPAMFILPIVFLIYRLPFCQAHIIAHSYCEHMGIAKLSCGNIRINTIYGLFVVTLFLLNLVLIGISYVYILQAVFHLPSKDARVKALSTCGSHMAVLCVFYIPSLFSFLTHRFGHNIPHYLHILIANLYLVLPPSLNPIIYGVRTKQIRERVLSAFTKN from the coding sequence ATGATATATCACAACAACGGGAGCATTTTTCATCCAGCCACATTCTTCCTCGTTGGAATTCCTGGTCTGGAAGATGTCCATGTCTGGATCTCCCTACCTTTCTGCTCTATTTACCTTGTGGCTTTATTAGGAAACACCACAATTCTACTTGTCATCCAGACAGAGCCGTCCCTCCGGGAGCCCATGTTCTACTTTTTGGCCATACTTTCATCAGTTGACTTGGCCCTTTCCACAACCTCTGTGCCCCGCATGTTGGGTATATTCTGGTTTGATGCTCACGAGATTAACTTTGGAGCTTGTGTGGCCCAGATGTTTTTGATCCATGCATTCACTGGCATGGAAGCTGAGGTCCTGCTGGCCATGGCCTTTGACCGTTATGTAGCCATCTGTGCTCCACTCCATTACACTACCATATTGACCTCTAGGGTGCtaatgggcatcagtttgtgtaTTGTCATTCGTCCAGCTATGTTTATACTTCCCATTGTCTTTCTGATCTATCGCCTACCCTTTTGTCAGGCCCACATAATAGCCCATTCCTACTGTGAGCACATGGGTATTGCAAAATTATCCTGTGGAAACATCCGTATTAATACTATCTATGGGCTCTTTGTAGTCACCCTCTTTCTTCTGAATCTGGTCCTTATTGGCATCTCTTATGTTTATATTCTCCAAGCCGTCTTTCATCTCCCTTCCAAGGATGCACGAGTAAAAGCCCTAAGCACTTGTGGGTCTCATATGGCAGTCCTCTGTGTTTTCTATATCCCCTCACTCTTCTCTTTCCTCACTCACAGATTTGGTCACAACATACCACACTACCTTCACATTCTTATTGCCAATCTCTATTTAGTTCTCCCACCTTCACTCAACCCCATCATTTATGGAGTAAGGACCAAACAGATACGGGAGCGAGTTCTCTCTGCGTTTACTAAAAACTAA